In one window of Azoarcus olearius DNA:
- a CDS encoding fumarylacetoacetate hydrolase family protein — protein sequence MSEKHEAFHVIPPAPQPVVPVLGGGVFPVRRIFCVARNYAAHAREMGGDPAREAPFFFTKPADAVLPVGEGECGRMSYPVATSDLHHELELVVALAAGGSGLTPEQAAGCIYGYAVGLDMTRRDLQAAAKAAGRPWDAGKAFDHSAPISPIRPLAEVLAAGEIVLDVNGVRRQAGDLADMIWNVPETLAFLSRYFELRAGDLVFTGTPEGVGAVVAGDRLHGRIARVGELRLEIVAPQHA from the coding sequence ATGTCTGAAAAGCACGAAGCATTCCACGTGATTCCGCCTGCTCCGCAGCCTGTCGTGCCGGTGCTGGGAGGCGGTGTCTTCCCGGTGCGCCGGATCTTCTGCGTGGCCCGCAACTACGCCGCCCACGCGCGCGAAATGGGTGGCGACCCGGCGCGCGAGGCCCCGTTCTTCTTTACCAAGCCGGCCGATGCGGTGCTCCCCGTGGGCGAAGGCGAGTGTGGTCGGATGTCCTACCCTGTGGCGACTTCCGACCTACATCACGAACTCGAACTGGTGGTGGCGCTCGCGGCCGGCGGTAGCGGTCTGACGCCGGAGCAGGCGGCGGGCTGCATTTACGGCTATGCGGTAGGGCTGGACATGACGCGCCGCGATCTGCAGGCAGCGGCCAAGGCCGCGGGGCGGCCGTGGGATGCGGGCAAGGCCTTCGACCATTCGGCGCCCATCTCGCCGATCCGGCCGCTGGCGGAGGTTCTTGCCGCCGGTGAGATCGTGCTGGACGTCAACGGCGTGCGGCGCCAGGCGGGCGATCTGGCCGACATGATCTGGAACGTGCCGGAAACGCTGGCCTTCCTGTCGCGCTACTTCGAGCTGAGGGCCGGGGATCTGGTGTTTACCGGCACGCCGGAAGGCGTGGGCGCTGTGGTGGCGGGCGATCGTCTGCACGGCCGCATCGCGCGGGTCGGCGAGCTGCGGCTGGAGATCGTCGCCCCGCAGCACGCCTGA
- a CDS encoding EAL domain-containing protein, protein MRLPFRHSSIRFRLLLASTAVQVVLLTLLLANSVRLMNDAASASLATLTTQNASMLHAMATAYGEQGRYRTLQDVLGELLTDSTEGLVYVRIGGPDGQLLVSAGLPAMTTLPPPTPDMAQALGSLIDRPIIHVRRPLLLERNEVGFLQFGVSVSVLAAARQAIIQQGTLIALAEILLTFILLSGIGYLLTHNLGRLLAGSRAIAEGHLDHRLPEKGEDELARLARNFNVMAATLQQRVGELQRTALQLRTSEERYALALRGANDGLWDWDLPTGQVYFSERFCEIVGRDMSGFSNAQDALASYLHPDELETYREVMRAHLRGESAQFMLEHRIRQGDGKVRWVMTRGVAQRDAGGRATRMAGSISDIDLRKRAEQQLVHDALHDGLTGLPNRALFIEHVQQALGHQRRDENARFAVLAINIERFSLINDSFGHAAGDELLRRVAEHIVASMRAGDVAARVGGDQFALLLNGIDGSTEALRVAESLVELPGLSAPAAGRPLHLRCRIGVAVSDIERDDAEALLRDADNALHKARRDQADPVEFFHASMHTQAVRALQLEADLRTALRIGGLTVHYQPIVALGDRRLTSFEALVRWRHPTHGLLPPLEFIPLAETLDLIHDVGMRVLTLVCRDLLEWGIAYPGRALPSVSVNLSARQLSRPNLADELLDVIESHGVPISCLRFEVTESVLADPDGPAKPVLHQLREAGASVLIDDFGTGYSALSYLHTIPCDIVKLDGTFVRSITQDSRLRDIVRRSIQLAHDLGIAVVAECIEHEDQASVLYGMDCDYGQGYLYSRPLEADDARRLLAPSNPGTPQ, encoded by the coding sequence GTGCGCCTGCCCTTCCGGCACTCCTCGATCCGGTTCCGACTGCTGCTGGCCAGCACCGCAGTGCAGGTGGTGCTGCTCACGCTGCTGCTGGCCAACAGCGTGCGGCTGATGAACGACGCGGCCTCGGCCAGCCTCGCCACGCTGACCACGCAGAACGCCAGCATGCTGCACGCCATGGCCACCGCCTACGGCGAACAGGGCCGCTACCGCACGCTTCAGGACGTGCTCGGCGAACTGCTCACCGACTCCACGGAAGGCCTGGTCTATGTGCGGATCGGCGGACCGGATGGTCAGCTGCTGGTCAGCGCCGGGCTTCCCGCGATGACGACGCTGCCGCCGCCCACGCCCGACATGGCCCAGGCCCTCGGATCGCTGATCGACCGCCCCATCATCCATGTACGGCGGCCGCTGCTGCTCGAGCGCAACGAGGTCGGCTTCCTCCAGTTCGGCGTTTCGGTCTCGGTGCTGGCCGCCGCGCGCCAGGCCATCATCCAGCAGGGCACGCTGATCGCGCTCGCCGAAATCCTGCTTACCTTCATCCTGCTGTCCGGCATCGGCTACCTGCTCACCCACAATCTCGGCCGCCTGCTGGCGGGCAGCCGTGCGATCGCGGAAGGCCACCTTGATCACCGCCTGCCGGAAAAGGGCGAGGACGAACTGGCCCGGCTCGCGCGCAACTTCAACGTGATGGCCGCGACCCTGCAGCAGCGGGTCGGCGAACTGCAACGTACGGCCCTGCAGCTGCGCACCAGCGAGGAACGCTACGCGCTGGCACTGCGTGGCGCCAACGACGGACTGTGGGACTGGGATCTTCCGACCGGCCAGGTCTATTTCTCCGAACGCTTCTGCGAAATCGTGGGTCGCGACATGAGCGGCTTCAGCAATGCGCAGGACGCACTCGCGAGCTACCTGCACCCCGACGAACTCGAAACCTACCGCGAGGTGATGCGTGCCCACCTGCGCGGCGAGAGCGCGCAATTCATGCTGGAGCACCGCATCCGCCAGGGCGACGGCAAGGTGCGCTGGGTCATGACGCGCGGCGTCGCGCAACGCGATGCCGGCGGTCGCGCTACCCGCATGGCCGGCTCGATCAGCGACATCGACCTGCGCAAGCGCGCCGAGCAGCAGCTGGTGCACGACGCGCTGCACGACGGGCTCACGGGCCTGCCCAACCGCGCCCTCTTCATCGAGCACGTGCAGCAGGCCCTTGGCCACCAGCGCCGCGACGAAAATGCGCGCTTTGCCGTCCTCGCAATCAACATCGAACGCTTCAGCCTGATCAACGACAGCTTCGGCCACGCGGCGGGTGACGAGTTGCTGCGTCGCGTCGCCGAGCACATCGTCGCATCGATGCGGGCGGGCGACGTCGCTGCACGCGTCGGCGGCGACCAGTTCGCCCTGCTGCTCAATGGCATCGACGGCAGCACCGAGGCCTTGCGCGTGGCCGAAAGCCTGGTCGAGCTGCCCGGCCTCAGCGCCCCCGCCGCCGGCCGGCCGCTGCACCTGCGCTGCCGCATCGGGGTGGCGGTCAGCGACATCGAGCGCGATGACGCCGAGGCCTTGTTGCGCGACGCCGACAACGCGCTGCACAAGGCGCGCCGCGATCAGGCCGACCCGGTCGAGTTCTTCCACGCCTCGATGCACACCCAGGCGGTCCGCGCGCTGCAGCTCGAAGCCGACCTGCGCACCGCGCTGCGCATCGGCGGCCTTACGGTGCACTACCAACCCATCGTCGCGCTCGGCGATCGCCGCCTGACGAGCTTCGAAGCGCTGGTGCGCTGGCGCCACCCCACGCACGGCCTGCTCCCGCCGCTGGAGTTCATTCCGCTCGCCGAAACCCTCGACCTGATCCACGACGTCGGCATGCGCGTGCTCACCCTGGTCTGCCGCGACCTGCTGGAATGGGGCATCGCCTATCCCGGCCGGGCCTTGCCTTCGGTCAGCGTCAATCTGTCGGCACGACAGCTGTCGCGGCCGAATCTGGCGGACGAACTGCTGGACGTGATCGAAAGCCACGGCGTGCCGATCTCCTGCCTGCGCTTCGAGGTCACCGAAAGCGTGCTCGCCGATCCCGACGGTCCGGCGAAGCCGGTCCTGCATCAACTGCGCGAGGCCGGCGCGTCGGTGCTCATCGACGACTTCGGCACCGGCTACTCGGCACTCAGCTACCTGCACACCATCCCGTGCGACATCGTCAAACTCGACGGCACCTTCGTACGCTCCATCACCCAGGACAGCCGCCTGCGCGACATCGTCCGGCGCAGCATCCAGCTCGCCCACGATCTCGGCATCGCGGTGGTCGCCGAATGCATCGAGCACGAAGATCAGGCCTCGGTGCTGTATGGCATGGACTGCGACTACGGCCAGGGCTATCTCTATTCGCGCCCGCTGGAAGCGGACGACGCCCGCCGCTTGCTGGCGCCCTCAAACCCGGGCACTCCCCAATGA
- a CDS encoding malonyl-CoA decarboxylase: MSATGLISKSLSRVRAMVAEAAGRNREPSVRTLERIRQQLRECAEGRGGEVSTRQRAARLADTYLSLDDGGRLAFLRIIALEFGPDPAKVASAHKAYQAAIGTDRQWDSEAALRAAMRSQRLRILTQFNAIPQGVKFLVDLRADLLRFLADEPLLKPLDRELEARLAAWFDVGFLELARITWNSPAALLEKLVQYEAVHEIRSWRDLKNRLDSDRRCYAFFHPRMPLEPLIFVEVALVEELADNVQKLLDENAPVADPARASAAIFYSISNTQAGLRGVSFGNFLLKRVVEDLQRDYPRLHTFATLSPIPGLVGWMRRHPEQLAEAFTPNDWKRLAALGIEGPDAPALRALLSAPREAMADTQLQRALREPLLRVAAYYLLNAARDGKPVDPVARFHLGNGARVERLNWLADTADKGHEQSWGMMVNYLYDPDRIEANLESFASEGRVDASASVRRLARR, encoded by the coding sequence ATGTCTGCCACCGGCCTCATCTCGAAAAGCCTGTCGCGCGTGCGCGCCATGGTCGCCGAAGCGGCTGGCCGGAACCGGGAACCGTCCGTCCGTACGCTCGAACGCATACGCCAGCAACTGCGCGAATGCGCCGAAGGCCGCGGCGGCGAAGTATCCACCCGCCAGCGCGCCGCCCGGCTCGCCGATACCTATCTGAGTCTGGACGACGGCGGTCGCCTGGCCTTCCTGCGCATCATCGCGCTCGAATTCGGCCCCGACCCCGCCAAGGTGGCGAGCGCACACAAGGCCTACCAGGCGGCCATCGGCACCGATCGCCAGTGGGACTCCGAAGCGGCGCTGCGTGCGGCGATGCGTTCCCAACGCCTGCGCATCCTCACCCAGTTCAACGCCATTCCGCAGGGCGTCAAGTTCCTGGTCGATCTGCGTGCCGACCTGCTCCGCTTCCTCGCCGACGAGCCGCTGCTCAAGCCGCTCGACCGCGAACTCGAGGCGCGCCTGGCAGCATGGTTCGATGTCGGCTTCCTCGAACTCGCCCGCATCACATGGAACTCCCCCGCGGCGCTGCTCGAAAAGCTCGTCCAGTACGAAGCGGTCCATGAGATCCGCTCGTGGCGCGACCTCAAGAACCGGCTCGACTCCGACCGCCGCTGCTATGCGTTCTTCCACCCCCGGATGCCGCTCGAACCCTTGATCTTCGTCGAGGTGGCGCTCGTGGAGGAACTTGCCGACAACGTCCAGAAGCTGCTCGACGAAAACGCGCCCGTGGCCGACCCCGCGCGCGCCAGCGCCGCGATCTTCTACTCGATCAGCAACACCCAGGCGGGCCTGCGCGGGGTGTCCTTCGGCAACTTCCTGCTCAAGCGCGTGGTGGAAGACCTGCAGCGCGACTATCCGCGCCTGCACACCTTTGCCACCCTGTCGCCCATTCCGGGCCTGGTGGGCTGGATGCGGCGCCACCCCGAACAGCTCGCCGAAGCCTTCACGCCCAACGACTGGAAACGCCTCGCCGCGCTCGGCATCGAAGGGCCTGACGCGCCCGCGCTGCGTGCCCTGCTGAGCGCGCCGCGGGAGGCGATGGCAGACACGCAACTGCAGCGCGCGCTGCGCGAACCCCTGCTGCGGGTGGCCGCGTACTACCTGCTCAACGCCGCGCGCGACGGCAAGCCCGTGGATCCGGTCGCCCGCTTTCACCTCGGCAACGGCGCCCGCGTCGAGCGCCTCAACTGGCTCGCCGACACCGCCGACAAGGGCCACGAGCAGTCGTGGGGCATGATGGTGAACTACCTGTACGACCCCGACCGTATCGAGGCCAACCTGGAGTCCTTCGCCAGCGAAGGCCGCGTCGACGCCTCGGCCTCGGTCCGTCGCCTCGCGCGGCGCTGA
- a CDS encoding PAS domain-containing protein: MPNSPLPVLPSPAMLALPVALIYAAFAVAWIVYSDQVIGIWVRDPDRLTDVQTLKGIVFVVGTALMLWAMVRRGYARQAELQEVLLRREARLRIALRATGLGLWDYLVESREVEYDEEAARMLGRPPAAFREPAEVWLGRLHPDDREPFRQRFRDYLEGRSEQYASEFRLAMPNGEFRWFSSVGQIVDRDAQGLPLRLIGTYLDITGRRRSSGSNGVLSVEHTT; this comes from the coding sequence ATGCCGAATTCGCCGTTGCCCGTGTTGCCCTCGCCAGCGATGCTCGCTCTCCCCGTGGCACTTATCTATGCGGCATTCGCGGTGGCGTGGATCGTATATTCGGATCAGGTGATCGGAATCTGGGTGCGCGACCCCGACCGGCTGACCGACGTACAGACATTGAAGGGCATCGTTTTCGTGGTGGGCACCGCACTGATGCTGTGGGCGATGGTGCGTCGCGGTTACGCCCGGCAGGCCGAATTGCAGGAGGTGCTGCTGCGGCGGGAGGCCCGTTTGCGGATTGCGCTGCGCGCCACCGGCCTTGGTCTTTGGGATTATCTGGTGGAAAGCCGCGAAGTCGAATACGACGAGGAGGCCGCGCGCATGCTGGGTCGGCCGCCGGCGGCCTTTCGTGAGCCCGCCGAGGTGTGGCTCGGGCGCCTGCATCCGGATGACCGCGAGCCTTTCCGCCAGCGTTTCCGCGACTATCTCGAAGGGCGCAGCGAGCAATATGCGAGCGAGTTTCGGCTGGCTATGCCTAACGGCGAGTTTCGCTGGTTCAGCTCGGTGGGCCAGATCGTCGATCGCGATGCGCAGGGCTTGCCTCTGAGGCTGATCGGGACCTACCTTGACATTACCGGGCGCCGGCGGTCGTCCGGTTCCAACGGGGTGTTGTCCGTGGAACACACCACCTGA
- a CDS encoding two-component system response regulator has translation MILMQKMYLPDDLAAVPLRVMLAMPEPLCCAHVTQYLGEATEIEVVGRTAAESEAMQLFFRLRPDVTVLDWRIAMHEPARLVGMLKRVAPGACVVSVVPALDSMPARAARALGADEVVTCDSLPQCLSTLAEHLERVRHH, from the coding sequence ATGATCCTGATGCAGAAGATGTATTTGCCTGACGACCTCGCCGCGGTTCCCTTGCGCGTGATGCTGGCGATGCCGGAGCCCCTGTGCTGCGCGCACGTAACCCAGTATCTGGGCGAAGCGACCGAAATCGAGGTCGTCGGCCGTACCGCGGCCGAAAGCGAGGCCATGCAACTCTTCTTCCGTCTGCGTCCCGACGTCACCGTGCTCGACTGGCGCATCGCCATGCATGAACCGGCCCGCCTGGTCGGGATGCTGAAGCGCGTCGCGCCAGGTGCCTGTGTGGTTTCCGTGGTGCCGGCGCTGGACTCCATGCCTGCCCGTGCCGCCCGCGCGCTGGGCGCCGACGAGGTCGTCACCTGCGACAGCCTGCCGCAGTGCCTCAGCACGCTGGCAGAACATCTGGAACGCGTCCGCCACCACTGA
- the lgt gene encoding prolipoprotein diacylglyceryl transferase — MLVHPQFDPVAIAVGPVAVRWYGLMYLLAFVLFVVLGRAHARRRPELGWNAQAIDDLLLYGVLGVIIGGRLGEVLFYQPGYYLSHPAEILAVWKGGMSFHGGFLGVLVAMWLYGQRSGRGFWQITDFIAPLVPTGLAAGRIGNFINGELWGRPASPDLPWAMIFPWVDALPRHPSQLYQAAGEGLLLFAIVWVFAAKPRPLRAVSAVFLIGYGSLRFVAEFFRTPDPGIFSDLVPGLSTAQWLCVPMVVVGLALLKHAAHARARG, encoded by the coding sequence ATGCTCGTGCATCCCCAGTTCGACCCGGTCGCGATTGCGGTGGGTCCGGTCGCAGTGCGCTGGTACGGCCTGATGTACCTGCTGGCCTTCGTGCTCTTCGTGGTGCTGGGGCGGGCGCACGCGCGGCGGCGGCCCGAACTCGGCTGGAACGCGCAGGCGATCGACGACCTGCTGCTCTACGGGGTGCTGGGCGTCATCATCGGCGGGCGCCTCGGCGAAGTGCTGTTCTACCAACCCGGCTATTACCTGTCCCATCCCGCGGAGATCCTTGCCGTCTGGAAGGGCGGCATGAGTTTTCACGGCGGCTTCCTCGGCGTGCTCGTCGCCATGTGGCTGTACGGACAACGCAGCGGCCGGGGCTTCTGGCAGATCACCGACTTCATCGCCCCGCTGGTGCCGACCGGGCTCGCGGCCGGGCGTATCGGCAACTTCATCAATGGCGAACTGTGGGGACGGCCGGCGTCGCCGGACCTGCCCTGGGCGATGATCTTTCCGTGGGTGGATGCCCTGCCACGCCACCCGTCGCAGCTGTACCAGGCAGCGGGTGAAGGCCTGCTGCTGTTCGCGATCGTGTGGGTGTTCGCCGCCAAGCCCCGCCCGCTGCGGGCGGTGTCGGCCGTATTCCTGATCGGCTACGGCAGCCTTCGCTTCGTCGCGGAGTTCTTCCGTACGCCCGATCCGGGAATCTTCAGCGATCTGGTACCGGGGCTGTCGACCGCGCAGTGGCTGTGCGTGCCCATGGTCGTCGTGGGCCTCGCGCTCCTGAAACACGCTGCGCACGCCCGCGCGCGCGGCTGA
- a CDS encoding YceH family protein → MDTTPAAPDASFDLDPAEIRVLGVLVEKAFLTPDAYPLSVNALVAGCNQLTAREPVMALSEGEVQAAIDSLLARRLVSRRDQAGGRVAKYEHQLRLRHSLPPAEQAVLALLMLRGPQTPGELRSRSERMHRFDDIAAVEAVLEHLGEKYPPMAAALPRAPGTKEIRHMHLLGGAEALEAAAEGLASAAAGGTGRGRLAELEEEVQRLRSEVAELRAAFDTFRQQFD, encoded by the coding sequence ATGGATACCACCCCCGCAGCGCCCGATGCCAGCTTCGACCTCGACCCGGCTGAAATCCGTGTGCTCGGGGTGCTCGTCGAGAAAGCCTTCCTGACGCCGGACGCCTACCCGCTGTCGGTCAACGCACTGGTCGCCGGCTGCAACCAGCTCACCGCGCGCGAACCGGTGATGGCACTGAGCGAGGGCGAGGTGCAGGCCGCGATCGACAGCCTGCTTGCGCGGCGGCTGGTATCGCGGCGCGACCAGGCCGGCGGCCGGGTCGCGAAGTACGAACACCAGCTGCGCCTGCGGCACTCCCTCCCTCCTGCCGAGCAGGCCGTGCTCGCGCTGCTGATGCTGCGCGGCCCGCAGACGCCGGGCGAACTGCGCAGCCGCAGCGAGCGCATGCACCGCTTCGACGACATCGCCGCAGTAGAGGCGGTACTCGAACACCTGGGCGAAAAATACCCCCCGATGGCAGCGGCGCTGCCGCGTGCCCCCGGCACCAAGGAGATCCGCCACATGCATCTGCTGGGCGGCGCCGAAGCCCTGGAGGCTGCCGCAGAAGGCCTCGCCAGCGCTGCCGCCGGCGGCACGGGTCGCGGCCGACTGGCCGAGCTGGAAGAGGAGGTGCAGCGCCTGCGGTCCGAAGTGGCCGAACTGCGCGCCGCCTTCGACACCTTCCGCCAGCAGTTCGACTGA
- a CDS encoding CHASE2 domain-containing protein — translation MRRFLFLLVLALSVGAAAAAHLLQPGMAKTLRYAVFDQYQRWFPRPPSAVPDVVVVDIDDESLSRLGQWPWPRTRFAVLQRRLAEAGAVAVGFDILFAERDRSSPTVLARDLALPRALARELDALPDHDEVFAASLGAPPAALGFAVDRENGGGTTGVKWPFRIVTRGVDALPVTAQAHAAVMPLPGLAAAAAGLGSISFAADGDGVVRRVPMVMRLADGWVPALDAELLRLAGGGHNLVLEGEGGQLAALRVGARRLPVTSAGEAWLHYAAAPEQPFLPAWRVLSADAPLASLQGRIVLVGSSAKGLLDLRFSPLGEVVPGIEIHAQALRQALAGRFPVRPQWAEAFELLMLLAGSLGGVLVALRLAALPAALFAGGAALAMLGAGAAAFAGGRLLLDPALPVLATLVASVMAGLVRYRRQESRQRWLRQAFARYLSPNLVDYLVRHPQALKLGGERCVCSFVFTDLAGYTRLIESLAPERAVGLLNDYLEGMVAIAFRHQGTLDRIVGDAVAVLFSAPLAQPDHARRALACALEMHAFSERYAEGVRAQGIAFGHTRIGVHSGEVIVGNFGGQTMFDYRALGDPVNTAARLESANKWLGTRICISAAVREACPDVAARAVGTVRLQGKNSALAVFEPLPGAGQPDSAYDAAFDLLDRAPDAAQAAFARLAAERPADGLVAFHLQRLRAGHRGTLIEMGYK, via the coding sequence ATGCGGCGTTTTCTCTTCCTCCTCGTCCTCGCGCTGTCTGTTGGCGCCGCTGCCGCCGCGCACTTGCTCCAGCCGGGCATGGCGAAGACCCTGCGATATGCCGTTTTCGACCAGTACCAGCGCTGGTTTCCGCGCCCGCCGTCGGCCGTCCCGGATGTGGTGGTGGTCGATATCGACGACGAGAGCCTTTCCCGGCTGGGGCAGTGGCCCTGGCCGCGGACCCGCTTTGCCGTGCTGCAGCGCCGGCTGGCGGAGGCAGGCGCGGTGGCGGTCGGGTTCGACATCCTGTTCGCCGAGCGCGATCGCAGTTCCCCTACGGTGCTGGCACGTGACCTCGCGCTGCCCCGCGCGCTGGCGCGGGAGCTTGACGCCCTGCCGGACCATGATGAGGTCTTTGCCGCCAGCCTTGGGGCGCCGCCCGCGGCGCTCGGTTTCGCCGTCGACCGCGAGAACGGTGGCGGCACGACCGGCGTGAAGTGGCCGTTCCGCATCGTGACGCGAGGCGTCGACGCGCTGCCGGTGACGGCGCAGGCCCACGCGGCGGTGATGCCCTTGCCCGGGCTGGCCGCTGCCGCGGCAGGGCTGGGCAGCATCAGCTTCGCTGCCGACGGGGATGGCGTGGTGCGCCGCGTACCCATGGTGATGCGGCTGGCCGACGGGTGGGTGCCGGCGCTCGATGCCGAATTGCTGCGGCTTGCGGGCGGCGGGCACAACCTCGTGCTGGAAGGCGAGGGCGGACAGCTTGCGGCGCTGCGGGTGGGCGCGCGGCGCCTGCCGGTCACGTCGGCCGGGGAAGCGTGGCTCCACTACGCTGCGGCGCCCGAGCAGCCGTTCCTGCCAGCGTGGCGGGTGCTGTCGGCCGATGCGCCGCTCGCCTCGCTGCAGGGGCGGATCGTGCTGGTGGGCAGCTCCGCCAAGGGCTTGCTGGATTTGCGTTTCAGTCCCTTGGGCGAGGTCGTGCCCGGGATCGAAATCCATGCCCAGGCCTTGCGCCAGGCACTGGCGGGGCGTTTTCCGGTGCGGCCCCAATGGGCGGAAGCGTTCGAGCTGCTGATGCTGCTTGCCGGCAGCCTTGGTGGCGTACTGGTGGCGCTGCGCCTGGCTGCGCTGCCGGCCGCGCTGTTCGCCGGCGGCGCGGCGCTTGCGATGCTCGGGGCGGGCGCAGCGGCGTTCGCCGGCGGGCGGCTTCTGCTCGATCCCGCGCTGCCGGTGTTGGCCACCCTGGTTGCGTCGGTCATGGCCGGCCTGGTTCGTTACCGGCGCCAGGAGAGCCGCCAGCGCTGGCTGCGTCAGGCCTTCGCGCGGTATCTGTCGCCCAATCTGGTGGACTACCTGGTGCGCCATCCGCAAGCCTTGAAGCTGGGCGGCGAGCGCTGCGTGTGCAGTTTCGTATTCACCGATCTTGCCGGCTACACCCGCCTGATCGAGAGCCTGGCGCCGGAACGCGCGGTGGGCCTGTTGAACGACTATCTCGAGGGCATGGTCGCCATCGCCTTCCGCCACCAGGGCACGCTCGACCGCATCGTCGGCGACGCGGTGGCGGTGCTGTTCTCGGCGCCGCTGGCGCAGCCCGACCACGCCCGCCGCGCGCTCGCCTGCGCCCTCGAGATGCACGCCTTCAGCGAGCGATATGCCGAAGGAGTGCGTGCGCAAGGCATCGCCTTCGGCCATACCCGCATCGGCGTGCATAGCGGCGAGGTGATCGTCGGCAACTTCGGCGGGCAGACGATGTTCGACTACCGCGCGCTCGGCGACCCGGTGAATACCGCGGCGCGGCTGGAGTCCGCCAACAAGTGGCTGGGTACGCGGATCTGCATCTCGGCGGCGGTGCGTGAGGCCTGTCCGGACGTGGCGGCGCGTGCCGTGGGCACGGTGCGGTTACAGGGCAAGAACAGTGCGCTGGCGGTGTTCGAACCACTGCCGGGCGCCGGTCAGCCGGACTCCGCCTACGATGCCGCGTTCGATCTGCTCGACCGGGCACCGGATGCCGCACAGGCGGCCTTCGCGCGCCTTGCGGCCGAACGTCCGGCAGACGGGCTGGTCGCGTTTCACCTGCAGCGCTTGCGGGCGGGCCACCGCGGCACGCTGATCGAGATGGGCTACAAGTAG
- a CDS encoding OmpA family protein, whose amino-acid sequence MRRHARAASIALLLATLLSGCAPRSYLVLLENTDGSTGKVIVEGSDGRRQVVERAGDGVSLAASPAPVATTPETLSSDFGPAMAALPPPPTSFLLYFETAAARLTPESRNQLPRVLAQVRSRPAPDISIIGHTDTVGSNADNEALGLVRARTVLKLLEAAGVTAREITVTSHGERNLLVPTADNTDEARNRRVEVTVR is encoded by the coding sequence ATGAGGCGGCACGCGCGCGCCGCATCGATCGCCCTGCTCCTCGCCACCTTGCTGAGCGGGTGCGCCCCACGCTCCTATCTGGTCCTGCTCGAAAACACGGACGGCTCCACCGGCAAGGTCATCGTCGAAGGCAGCGACGGCCGCCGCCAGGTCGTGGAGCGTGCCGGGGACGGCGTCAGCCTTGCCGCCTCGCCCGCGCCGGTCGCCACGACGCCGGAAACCCTGTCCTCCGACTTTGGCCCGGCAATGGCCGCGCTCCCCCCACCGCCAACCAGTTTCCTGCTGTATTTCGAAACCGCAGCCGCGCGCCTGACGCCGGAATCGCGCAACCAGTTGCCGCGCGTGCTGGCCCAAGTGCGATCCCGTCCGGCGCCGGACATCTCCATCATCGGCCATACCGATACGGTGGGCAGCAACGCCGACAACGAGGCGCTCGGGCTGGTACGCGCACGCACGGTGCTCAAGCTGCTGGAAGCGGCCGGCGTCACGGCGCGCGAGATCACCGTCACGTCGCACGGCGAACGCAACCTGCTGGTTCCAACCGCGGACAACACCGACGAAGCCCGCAACCGCCGGGTCGAAGTCACCGTGCGCTGA
- a CDS encoding FecR family protein, translating into MNLRQTISICALCAASFGAFAQAAPIGYVKTLSGDAVIVGSSGEQAADVGSAVFAGDRIRTRANGSLGLTLKDNTMMAIGPDTEISVDEFAYAPASEQLRLGARIMRGTLQFVSGIIAKLRPEAVTISTPTATIGVRGTRFLVKVAE; encoded by the coding sequence GTGAACCTACGCCAAACCATCTCGATCTGCGCCCTCTGCGCAGCCAGCTTCGGCGCCTTTGCCCAGGCAGCACCGATAGGATACGTCAAGACTTTGAGCGGTGACGCCGTCATCGTGGGGAGTAGCGGCGAACAGGCTGCCGATGTAGGCAGCGCGGTCTTTGCCGGCGACCGCATCCGCACGCGGGCCAATGGCAGCCTGGGCCTCACGCTGAAGGACAACACCATGATGGCGATCGGCCCGGACACTGAAATCAGCGTGGACGAATTCGCCTACGCGCCCGCCAGCGAACAGCTGCGGCTGGGCGCGCGCATCATGCGCGGCACGCTGCAATTCGTGTCCGGCATCATCGCCAAGCTGCGGCCCGAGGCCGTCACGATCAGCACGCCCACCGCCACCATCGGGGTGCGCGGCACCCGTTTCCTGGTCAAGGTGGCTGAATGA